One segment of Sciurus carolinensis unplaced genomic scaffold, mSciCar1.2, whole genome shotgun sequence DNA contains the following:
- the Prss57 gene encoding serine protease 57: MGPSTGDWGRWLLTLAAALTLPTRPPGSWGAQIIGGREVTPHSRPYMASVSFGGQHHCGGFLLRARWVVSAAHCFSDRDPRAGLVVLGAHTLHPAEPTRQVFGIAAVAWHPDFQPATHTNDICLLRLNSSAVLGPAVGLLRLPGRGATLPAAGERCRVAGWGSVSDFEESPPGLMEAEVRVLGLDVCNRSWRGQLSPTMLCTRSGDQRRRGFCSADSGGPLVCRDRAHGLVSFSGLWCGDPKTPDVYTQVSAFVTWIWGVVRGGVPPPGITEHPPGAA; encoded by the exons ATGGGGCCCAGCACGGGAGACTGGGGGCGCTGGCTGCTGACCCTGGCTGCTGCTCTGACACTGCCCACCAGGCCCCCTG GCTCCTGGGGGGCGCAGATCATCGGGGGCCGCGAGGTGACCCCTCACTCCCGGCCCtacatggcctctgtgagctttGGGGGCCAGCACCACTGCGGGGGCTTCCTGCTCCGGGCCCGCTGGGTGGTCTCAGCCGCCCACTGCTTCAGTGACAG GGACCCCCGCGCAGGCCTGGTGGTGCTGGGGGCCCACACGCTGCACCCCGCGGAGCCCACGCGGCAGGTGTTTGGCATCGCAGCGGTGGCTTGGCACCCTGACTTCCAGCCAGCCACCCACACCAACGACATCTGCCTGCTGCGG CTCAACAGCTCTGCCGTCCTGGGCCCTGCGGTGGGACTGCTGCGGCTGCCGGGGAGAGGCGCCACGCTGCCCGCGGCTGGGGAGCGGTGCCGGGTGGCGGGCTGGGGTTCCGTGTCGGACTTCGAGGAGTCACCCCCAGGACTGATGGAGGCCGAGGTGCGTGTGCTGGGCCTGGATGTCTGCAACCGCTCCTGGAGGGGCCAGCTGAGCCCCACCATGCTCTGCACCCGCAGTGGGGACCAGCGGAGGCGGGGCTTCTGCTCG GCGGACTCCGGAGGGCCTCTGGTGTGCAGGGACCGAGCCCATGGCCTCGTCTCGTTCTCAGGCCTCTGGTGTGGTGACCCCAAGACCCCTGATGTGTACACACAGGTGTCTGCCTTCGTGACCTGGATCTGGGGTGTGGTTCGGGGAGGAGTCCCCCCACCTGGGATTACAGAGCACCCTCCGGGGGCggcctga